The Rhodohalobacter sp. SW132 genomic sequence GGAAAATGGCGGTGAGCTGATCCAGCGGGCGATTGATGAACTCGGCATTAAAATCAATGCCATTCCGGGAAGAGTGGAAGCGGAACTGATCGGGCTGGCTGTTCAGCATGGAATCAAACTGCCCATCAAGCCGGTTTTGATGGTGGATATCGGCGGCGGGAGTGTTGAGTTTATCATTGGGGATAAGCTGAAGTTTTATCATCTCGCCAGCAAAAAGATTGGGATTGCCCGCATGACCGATAAGTTTGTAGACAGCGATCCGATCAGCCAAAAGGAAATTTCGAGTCTCGAATCATACTACGAGGAACAGCTTCGGGATGTGGCACAGGCGTTTGCCACGCATCGCGCGGAAATGATGGTAGGCTCATCCGGAACGCTTGAAAATATCGGTTTGATGATCGCCCGAAGAGAAAAGATGTCGTCAAGCCTGTCGGTGAATGAACTCGAATTCAGCCGTGAACAGTTTTTATCACTTTATGATGAGTTAATCGGCATGGACAGAAAACAGCGCTCTGAATTGTCTGAACTGGATGACAAACGGATCGACCTTATCGCCCCGGGACTCATCCTGGTTCGTTATATCCTGACTTCTTTCGGGATTAAACGAGTGAAGATCTCGTCTCAGGCATTGAGGGAAGGAATTATACTGCGCTATATCAGGCGGGAGATGGATGATCTGAAAGATCTGGCACTATTCAGCGATCCGCGTCTCAGAAGTGTAATGGAACTCGTAAACCGCTACGACTGGCACGAGGAACACTCCAGGCATGTTGCAAAAATTGCGGTAAAACTGTTTGATGAAATCCGGGACGAACTTGAACTGACGGATACCGACAGGGAGTTGCTTCGGTATGCCGCTTTTATGCATGATATCGGTTATTATATCTCCCATAGAAAGCATCATAAACATGCGCTGTACATCATCCGCCATTCTGAATTGCTTGGGTTTAAGGAGATGGAAGTCGAGGTCATGGCAAATGTGGCCCGGTATCACCGGCGATCTACACCAAAGATGAGGCACCTGTTTTACAAACAGCTACCGGAAGATGAACGAAAAAGAGTGAAAAAACTATCAGCTCTTTTACGTGTAGCAGATGGGCTTGATCGCAGCCATTTTCAAAATGTGCGTGATCTGAAAATCGAGAGAAAAAAGAAGAGAGTGTTGATAGAACTTCACACCGAAACCGATCCGCAGCTCGAAATTTGGGGAGCGATGAGAAAGCGAACGCTCCTTGAAAAAGTTCTCTCTTCCAAAATTGAAATAAAAGAGGCTAAAACGGCATGGCTGGGCTCTACTGATTCTGTTCAGCCTGACGTGCTTTAAGTTTCTGTATATATTCATAACGGGCTTTAATGCCTGCACGGTTGCCGTAAAATGCGCCAAGACCACAGGAAAACGCCAGTATAACGATTAGAATTAGTTCCGATCCTCCTGCAGATTCACTGATGGCATAGATCCAGATTGCAGCGGGCAGGAAGATGAACAGCGCGAGGAGATAATGTTTGTTGGTAGGTTCGGGTACTTTACGGATGTACCGTTTTATCGCTGCGTAAGCCAGATTCAGGTAGACGAACCCAAATGCAAGCAGCGCAACCAAACCTATCCACCCCGGATCGGCAACGTATGATAAAAATGGATTTCCTGCGAGAATAATGGCCAGGGAGACCATCACCACCCAGGTAACATAAGCGAAAAATCGGGCACCGTCCTGCATTGTTTCAAGAGTAAATTAAAGAATCTGTTGGCCGGAAGATAAGGGGAACTACAAGGACTTTCATCCCTCGTTTGCAGAGCGGGTCTGGCAAAGTTCAACCAATACGCCGTGGTTATCTTTTGGATGAAGAAATGCCACAAGTTTATTGTCTGCTCCCGGTTTCGGCTGCTCATTTAAGATCGTAAATCCTTCACCTGCGAGACGCTTTATCTCCTGCTTGATATCCTCAACTTCAAACGCAACGTGATGAATTCCTTCCCCTTTTTTATCGATGAACTTCTGGATCACAGAGGATGAATCTGTAGGGCCGAGAAGTTCTACTTTCGATTCACCGGTTTGAAAAAAAGCGGTCTCCACTTTTTCACTTTCTACAGTTTCAGTTTTTAAACACGGGCGGTTCAGAATTTTTTTGTAGGTGTCAATCGCCTGTTGAAGATCTTTAACAGCAATACCGATGTGATCAATGTGCATAACACGTATTTATTTAAGGAGCATTGGGAGTGAAATTTACTGAGTAAATGTAGGCTTCGCCGGGTACTTTCAAAAAATATAATCCAAAAAAAAAGCCACGCCGTTTCGGCGTGGCTTGATATCAGTTGAAACCTGAACAGTAGTTTTAGTTAATGTTCGGGTTTGAGTTGATTTCGTTTGAACTAACTTCGAGACACATTCGCTCGACATTCAAAACGTTAACCGGGTTATCGTCATCACCGCGGATCACTTCAAAGGGTACGGAACCGGGAGTATTTGTCCATCTGCGAAGGTCGGCAATTCGGCGTCCTTCCAGCCAGAGTTCAATCCCCTTCTCTTTCATGAGAAGTTCCCAGGCTCCATCGAGGTTATAATCTGAAGCATCATGCGGATCGAGTCCATGAAGAGCTCTGACTTC encodes the following:
- a CDS encoding Ppx/GppA phosphatase family protein, producing the protein MPEITFRQPVRRIAAIDLGTNSFHAVIVDVFPDGSFQTVDKLKEMVLLAEKGFANRLSDAAMERAMSALRKIKTLSDHQNAEHVLAYATSAIREAENGGELIQRAIDELGIKINAIPGRVEAELIGLAVQHGIKLPIKPVLMVDIGGGSVEFIIGDKLKFYHLASKKIGIARMTDKFVDSDPISQKEISSLESYYEEQLRDVAQAFATHRAEMMVGSSGTLENIGLMIARREKMSSSLSVNELEFSREQFLSLYDELIGMDRKQRSELSELDDKRIDLIAPGLILVRYILTSFGIKRVKISSQALREGIILRYIRREMDDLKDLALFSDPRLRSVMELVNRYDWHEEHSRHVAKIAVKLFDEIRDELELTDTDRELLRYAAFMHDIGYYISHRKHHKHALYIIRHSELLGFKEMEVEVMANVARYHRRSTPKMRHLFYKQLPEDERKRVKKLSALLRVADGLDRSHFQNVRDLKIERKKKRVLIELHTETDPQLEIWGAMRKRTLLEKVLSSKIEIKEAKTAWLGSTDSVQPDVL
- the mce gene encoding methylmalonyl-CoA epimerase, with amino-acid sequence MHIDHIGIAVKDLQQAIDTYKKILNRPCLKTETVESEKVETAFFQTGESKVELLGPTDSSSVIQKFIDKKGEGIHHVAFEVEDIKQEIKRLAGEGFTILNEQPKPGADNKLVAFLHPKDNHGVLVELCQTRSANEG